A segment of the Nitrospirota bacterium genome:
TACCGCCTTGAGATGATAGATGACGCCTATGAAACGGTTGTATCTATGGATGCAGGTAGCCTGGATTATCCTGATTTACACAACCTGCTCGGCAATATATACCAGAGGCGCATGCAGTACGACAAAGCTGCAGAGGAATTTAAGAAAGCTTTAAAGCTTAAGAAACTGCTCCTCGTCCCTTACTGCTGTAACAACTGTGGTTATAAATCTAAAGACTGGAGTGGGCGCTGTCCTAAATGCAAGCGCTGGGATACCTTCATCCTTGATATGGATGGAAGCTGCAAGATATAGAAAAGAAAAAGTTGTTCTGGATACGAGTCTATTCGTGAATCCAGAGGTTCGTGGCGGATTGGGAGATACCCCAACCGAGGCCCTTGAAACCTTTCTTTTCCTTGCAGCCCAGATACCAATCCTTGATTTTTACATGCCGCCGTCTATCTTTAAAGAGCTGTTAAATTTTGTCGATCAGGATAAAATATCCGGAGACCTGCTTGTTATCCTTCATCAAAAACCACCCAGCAAGCACGAGCTTAGTTGCCCTGCATTCTTGCTTTATGAACTTATCGAGGATGTGCGTGACAGGATTAACAAGGGCCTCAGGGTTGCAGAAAAAGCTGTCCGGACAGTATCCAAAGCGCCAGAGCAGGAAATTATTCAGGAGCTGAGAAAGAATTACAGAGAGGCGCTGAGGGAGGGAATAATTGACAGCAAAGAGGATGTTGACCTCATACTTCTGGCCAAGGAATTAGATGCACTCCTTGTTACAGCAGACCAGGGAGTTATAAAGTGGGCTGAAAAGATGGGAATTAAATGGCTCTTTCCAAACAAATTCAAAGAATATCTTTTGAGTTCAATCAAAAAATCTAAAGTCCTCAAGCCTTCTCCTTAGTCAAGTAGAAAGTAGAGAGTAGAAAGATGGAGAAGAAATTAACCCGCTGTCTCCTTTACCAGTAGCCTTGAGACAATATTTTTAAGGCAATTTTGCTTGTGATTACTTTTTATTATGAGGCTATTAGCGTCCTTGACTTTTATGTGTGTCTTAAGTAACATAGCAAAGATTTTTCCCTTGGGAGGCCACTATTGCAGGAAGCGCCAGTATTTTTACATTTTGAAAGCATACCGCCTTATGTGATTCATTCATGGCTTGCAATGATTATCCTCATAGGCAGTTCTCTTCTTATAAGAGTGTCGATGAGTATCGTCCCTGTTGGTATACAGAATTTTACAGAATCAATAGTTGAAGCATTTTTAAAGCTCACCGAGGATACAATAGGCAACCACTGGGGAAGGAAATTTTTTCCATTAATAGGTGCATTAGGCCTGTATATACTCATCGGTAATTTTATGGGCCTTATCCCTGGGTTTGAGTCTCCAACGAGTAACATAAATACCACTGCCTCACTTGCACTCCCTGTATTCCTTGCGACTCATTACTTTGGCATCAAGACTCATGGCTTTGGCTATATAAAGCACTTCCTCGGCCCAATGAGGTCTATCTTTGCTCTGCCGTTGATGATACTCATGTTCTTTATTGAATTTGTAGGGCATCTTACAAGGCCGGTGACCCTCTCTGTCAGGCTCTTTGGCAACATGATTGCCAAGCACCTGGTTCTCTCAGTCCTTGTAGTAGTAGCTTTCATTGTGCCGGCTATAACCATAATCCCATCAGCTATATTAAACCTTTTTATCCTGAGTATTGGGGTTCTTGTATGTATAGTGCAGGCCCTTGTATTTGTCATTTTGACAATGCTCTATCTATCAGGTGCAGTTGAAGCAGAGGAGCACTAAAAATATATGAAAGGAGGAGGATCAATGAAAAGATTTGTGTTAATAGCTTTGCTTTCCCTGACCCTTCTGAGTATACTTGCCCCCTTGGCATTGGCTGAAGAAGCTGCCCAGGGCGCTGCAGGAGATGCCAAACTCAAATATTATGCAATGGCAGCTTTAGGGTGTGCTATAGGCGTTGGCATAGCTGCTGTTGGCACAGGCATAGGCCAGGGCATTGGCGTAAGCAAAGCATGCGAAGGAATAGCGAGGAACCCGGGGACTTCAGGGAAGATAACAACAACCCTCATCATCGGTCTTGCGATGATTGAGTCTCTTGCAATCTACGCCCTTGTTGTGGTTCTTATCATCCTCTTTGCGAATCCATTCAAAATATAGAAAAAGGGCAGGTATCCTGCCCTTTTTCCCATTTCTTTTACTCTATTTTTTGGATTTTCGGAGAAAGCTTTCCCTTGACAGCCCTATAGTTAGCTGCGTATACTAAAGACTAACCCTGGGGGAGGCCATAGGCCTGAGAGTCCCGAATAGTCGGGAGACCCCTGAACCTGAACTGGGTAATGCCAGCGTAGGAAAGGGAGTGATAACCGTATCTCTCCAGGGATACGGTTTTTTTGTTTGCATGAAAGCGATAGAAACAAAAGAAACCAGCACATCTAATGACAGCCCTGCCAGAATCAGGGAAGTCCTTGCCAGGGCTCTGGACTTAGAGATATTAAGCCTCACAGAAGTTTCAGCCCTTATAGCTCTCAGAGACCAGGCCATGTGGGAAGAGGTCTTTAATGCCTCTGCTATGGTTAAGGAAAAAGTTTACGGTAAAAGGGTTGTGCTTTTTGCACCGCTCTACCTATCCAATGAGTGCATGAACAACTGCCTTTACTGTGGCTTCAGAAGAGGCAATCAGGAGGCAAAGAGGAAGACCCTGAGTATCGAAGAAGCAGTGGCAGAGGCATCAATACTTTCATCTCGGGGATACAAGAGGTTACTTCTTGTTACAGGAGAGCTTGCCGGGGCTGTAAATTACCTTGAAGGGGTGATTGATGCCATCTACAAAAGGACTGACATAAGAATCCTCCACGTTAATTCCGCACCTATGGGATTAAATGAATTTAAAAGACTAAAGGCTTCAGGTGCGGGTGTTTATCAATGTTTCCAGGAGACCTATCACATTCCAACTTATAGAGTTATGCACCCATCAGGTCCAAAAGCAGATTATTACTGGAGACTCAATGTTATGGACAGGGCAATAGATGCCGGTTTTGAGGATGTGGGCATGGGAGTGCTCCTTGGCCTGCATGACTGGCGTTGGGATGCCTTTGCGCTTATTGCCCATGCCCACAGGCTTGTAGAGAAATACGGCTTTGGCCCTCATACTATTTCTGTTCCAAGACTTCAACCTGCACAGGGCGCAGAACTTAAAGAAGCCCCCTATGCAGTATCAGATAGTGATTTCAAAAAAACAGTTGCAATATACAGACTCGCCCTGCCCTATGTCGGTGTTGTTGTTTCTACGAGGGAGCCTGCATATCTCAGAGATGAACTTCTTTTAATAGGTGCATCTCAAATATCAGCCGGCTCGAGGACAAG
Coding sequences within it:
- a CDS encoding RNA ligase partner protein, which codes for MEAARYRKEKVVLDTSLFVNPEVRGGLGDTPTEALETFLFLAAQIPILDFYMPPSIFKELLNFVDQDKISGDLLVILHQKPPSKHELSCPAFLLYELIEDVRDRINKGLRVAEKAVRTVSKAPEQEIIQELRKNYREALREGIIDSKEDVDLILLAKELDALLVTADQGVIKWAEKMGIKWLFPNKFKEYLLSSIKKSKVLKPSP
- the atpE gene encoding ATP synthase F0 subunit C, with the protein product MKRFVLIALLSLTLLSILAPLALAEEAAQGAAGDAKLKYYAMAALGCAIGVGIAAVGTGIGQGIGVSKACEGIARNPGTSGKITTTLIIGLAMIESLAIYALVVVLIILFANPFKI
- the atpB gene encoding F0F1 ATP synthase subunit A, producing the protein MIILIGSSLLIRVSMSIVPVGIQNFTESIVEAFLKLTEDTIGNHWGRKFFPLIGALGLYILIGNFMGLIPGFESPTSNINTTASLALPVFLATHYFGIKTHGFGYIKHFLGPMRSIFALPLMILMFFIEFVGHLTRPVTLSVRLFGNMIAKHLVLSVLVVVAFIVPAITIIPSAILNLFILSIGVLVCIVQALVFVILTMLYLSGAVEAEEH
- the hydG gene encoding [FeFe] hydrogenase H-cluster radical SAM maturase HydG; the encoded protein is MKAIETKETSTSNDSPARIREVLARALDLEILSLTEVSALIALRDQAMWEEVFNASAMVKEKVYGKRVVLFAPLYLSNECMNNCLYCGFRRGNQEAKRKTLSIEEAVAEASILSSRGYKRLLLVTGELAGAVNYLEGVIDAIYKRTDIRILHVNSAPMGLNEFKRLKASGAGVYQCFQETYHIPTYRVMHPSGPKADYYWRLNVMDRAIDAGFEDVGMGVLLGLHDWRWDAFALIAHAHRLVEKYGFGPHTISVPRLQPAQGAELKEAPYAVSDSDFKKTVAIYRLALPYVGVVVSTREPAYLRDELLLIGASQISAGSRTSPAGYMEGGDTEQFEIGDRRNLEEVVGKIASMGLLPSFCTACYREGRSGDTFRHLAEDGGIKNLCQINAILSLKEYVEDYAPEELKLLLERRIKEEALKTGNGLFEKLQQIEKGKRDIHV